From one Chryseobacterium sp. 3008163 genomic stretch:
- a CDS encoding DUF922 domain-containing protein: MKHVLLVLLLISNTLWSQRIEWKEDKRLVWNNFKSKINNQRGKDIVAYTHCGWAYSVIKSSNPKGDAKVTIETIFNEDKSWKDDKRINDYVLNHEQKHFDIAEIFARKIRKEIAEKIKTTSDYDKYFQTMYSRIVKDYKNFQALYDGVTEHGMNKEKQAEYDTLISNELEQLKNFQKP; encoded by the coding sequence ATGAAGCACGTATTATTAGTTTTACTTTTGATTTCCAATACTTTATGGAGTCAGCGAATAGAGTGGAAGGAAGATAAGAGGTTGGTATGGAATAATTTTAAGAGTAAGATTAATAACCAGCGAGGGAAAGATATTGTTGCTTACACCCATTGTGGCTGGGCATATTCTGTCATAAAATCATCAAACCCGAAAGGTGATGCAAAAGTAACCATAGAAACAATTTTTAACGAAGATAAATCCTGGAAAGACGACAAAAGAATCAATGATTATGTTCTCAATCACGAGCAGAAACATTTTGATATTGCAGAAATTTTTGCCAGAAAAATCCGAAAAGAAATCGCAGAAAAAATAAAAACTACAAGCGATTACGACAAATATTTTCAGACCATGTACAGCAGGATTGTCAAAGATTATAAAAATTTTCAGGCTTTATATGATGGCGTTACAGAACATGGCATGAACAAAGAAAAACAAGCCGAATATGATACGCTGATAAGCAACGAGCTTGAACAATTAAAAAACTTCCAAAAACCTTGA
- a CDS encoding pyridoxal phosphate-dependent aminotransferase, which yields MNKLSDRVNRLGYSQTFVMSNKAREMKANGIDVISLTLGEPDFDVPDNIKQAAFDAINENYSHYSPVPGFLELRQAISDKLKRDNQLDYKPAQICVSNGAKQAIINVLAAIINDGDEVILPTPYWVSYDEMVKMMGGNSVMLPTSYVTDFKITAEQLDEAINEKTKAVLFSSPCNPSGGYYTFDELKSLAKVIAKYPHVTVISDEIYEYINYETKTTSIAQFPEVYEQTAVINGMSKAFAMTGWRIGYSACPEWLAKACEKVQGQMTSGANTVAQRASIVALKTDPSEYKYMIDAFEQRRNVMFDLMKEIPGFKVLLPKAAFYFFPDISYYIGKTLNGTEIKDADDFAMFLLEEAHVGCVGGVSFGSPECIRFSYAASEEELREAMRRIKDVLEKAV from the coding sequence ATGAATAAACTTTCAGATAGAGTAAATAGATTAGGATACTCTCAGACTTTCGTAATGTCAAACAAAGCCAGAGAAATGAAGGCTAATGGTATTGACGTCATTTCTTTAACATTAGGCGAACCGGATTTTGATGTTCCCGACAATATAAAACAGGCAGCTTTTGATGCCATCAATGAAAACTATAGCCACTACTCGCCTGTTCCGGGATTCTTGGAACTTCGTCAGGCAATTTCAGATAAATTAAAAAGAGACAATCAATTAGATTATAAACCGGCACAAATTTGTGTTTCAAACGGTGCAAAACAAGCGATCATTAATGTTTTAGCAGCAATTATCAATGATGGAGACGAAGTGATACTTCCTACTCCTTATTGGGTAAGCTACGATGAAATGGTAAAAATGATGGGCGGGAATTCTGTAATGCTTCCTACTTCTTATGTTACTGATTTTAAAATCACTGCAGAGCAGCTGGATGAGGCAATTAATGAGAAAACCAAAGCAGTTCTTTTCAGCTCACCATGTAATCCTTCAGGTGGATATTATACATTTGATGAATTAAAATCTTTAGCAAAGGTTATTGCAAAATATCCTCATGTGACTGTAATTTCAGATGAGATTTACGAATACATCAATTACGAAACGAAAACCACCTCTATCGCTCAGTTTCCTGAAGTGTACGAGCAAACCGCAGTAATCAACGGTATGTCTAAAGCTTTCGCAATGACAGGCTGGAGAATCGGATATTCTGCATGCCCTGAATGGTTAGCAAAGGCTTGCGAAAAAGTTCAGGGACAAATGACAAGCGGCGCAAACACCGTAGCTCAAAGAGCTTCAATTGTTGCTTTAAAAACAGATCCTTCAGAATACAAATACATGATTGATGCTTTCGAACAGAGAAGAAATGTCATGTTTGATTTAATGAAAGAAATCCCCGGCTTTAAAGTTCTTTTACCAAAAGCAGCCTTCTATTTCTTCCCAGATATTTCTTATTACATCGGAAAAACGTTGAACGGAACTGAAATAAAAGATGCGGATGATTTTGCGATGTTTCTGTTAGAAGAAGCTCACGTTGGTTGTGTTGGCGGTGTTTCTTTCGGCAGTCCGGAATGTATCAGATTCTCTTACGCAGCTTCTGAAGAAGAATTAAGAGAAGCAATGAGAAGGATAAAAGACGTTTTGGAAAAAGCAGTTTAA
- a CDS encoding PD-(D/E)XK nuclease family protein — translation MKFLNKIINELLAQNTDLSQFNIVLPGKRPIVFIRQILEENNYSGFLPSFFTIEELIVDIVDLQQIQGIALWLFAFDVYKSLNLIPKDDFAEFLKWFPTLQKDWDDILKFSESDVAVLRYMFDEERIKEWAQDLGDEEEVPRKKFLNFWRNMNVFLPVLKQKLKEKNWATPGMIHESAKEKIIDFAKNTDKHFVFCGFNAFTPVEEKLVRNLLQWDKAQCFFQADHYYFDDERQEAGKFLRNHKLWKEFNDSRAFSWIEDDFNQPKNIKIYEVSGNVTQTKVLPDLFKDIDNKTFTNTAVVLLDENLLPASLDVMHDVENLNITMGFPLKNLSFSNAVKQLFYLQKQLEKNKSSYYYRDIFPILEELPRTDDDEKVINDFKSKIEERNIVYISANLLKELLSDLSYFNLLQKADSGYLFLDILIEYCQRIKWMELDDIQYENVSHFENAFKIIKNQITPYGFEIKMDTLEILINQHINSESIDFQGEPLKGLQVMGLLETRLLNFENVILLSVNEGKLPLGNSQNTYIPFDIRKHFDLHTFLENDGIYAYHFYRLIQDAQNVHLLFNALSSGVNTGEKSRFITQIEMESNHNIEHLIVENTSEPISSQPIEITKTDIVMEQLEKWKEKVSASHLTSYLYNPIDFYLSKILNTSETDEIEEELSIRNYGNLVHYTLQEIYEIIKGKVLKENDLEKSIKQIDEYINIAIEKLKHQPEFYNKGMNFIHKAIAKKVIENILNYDLELIKQGNSLEIIDIERRFESVDFYLDETKNDKVSFFGFIDRIDKLNGTVRIIDYKTAKIKNLTVKIDSENIEDYFHKDDKKQALQLCIYQYVIQSLPEFWGFPIETGIWSFADAKKGVASLEFAQGNLDDAMQSVKSLIMEILNPDINFVENIRSYFN, via the coding sequence TTGAAATTTCTAAATAAAATCATAAACGAGCTGCTGGCACAAAATACAGATTTGTCTCAGTTTAATATCGTTTTGCCGGGTAAAAGACCTATCGTTTTTATCAGGCAGATTTTAGAAGAAAACAATTATTCGGGATTTCTTCCCAGCTTTTTTACGATTGAAGAATTAATTGTTGATATCGTCGATCTGCAACAGATTCAGGGGATTGCATTGTGGCTTTTTGCATTTGATGTTTACAAAAGTTTAAATCTAATTCCAAAAGATGATTTTGCTGAATTTTTGAAGTGGTTTCCAACTTTACAGAAAGATTGGGACGATATTCTGAAGTTTTCTGAAAGTGATGTTGCGGTTTTGCGATATATGTTTGATGAAGAGCGTATTAAAGAGTGGGCGCAGGATTTGGGTGATGAAGAAGAAGTTCCGAGAAAAAAGTTTCTGAATTTTTGGCGAAATATGAATGTCTTTCTGCCAGTTTTAAAGCAAAAATTAAAAGAAAAAAACTGGGCAACTCCGGGAATGATTCATGAATCTGCAAAGGAAAAAATCATTGATTTTGCAAAAAATACGGATAAGCATTTTGTTTTTTGTGGTTTTAATGCGTTCACGCCAGTTGAAGAAAAATTAGTAAGAAATCTTCTGCAGTGGGATAAAGCGCAATGTTTTTTTCAGGCAGACCATTATTATTTTGATGACGAAAGACAAGAAGCCGGAAAGTTTCTTCGAAACCATAAACTATGGAAGGAATTCAATGACAGTAGAGCTTTCAGTTGGATTGAAGATGATTTTAACCAGCCAAAAAACATTAAAATCTATGAAGTTTCAGGGAATGTAACACAGACAAAAGTTCTTCCTGATTTATTTAAAGATATTGATAATAAAACGTTTACCAATACCGCTGTAGTTCTGCTTGACGAAAATCTTTTGCCTGCAAGTCTGGATGTGATGCATGATGTTGAAAATCTGAACATAACGATGGGTTTCCCCCTGAAGAACCTTTCTTTTTCAAATGCCGTCAAGCAGCTTTTTTATCTTCAAAAACAATTAGAGAAAAATAAATCTTCCTATTATTACCGTGATATTTTTCCGATTTTGGAAGAGCTTCCGAGAACTGATGATGATGAAAAGGTCATCAATGATTTTAAATCTAAAATTGAAGAAAGGAATATTGTCTACATTTCTGCCAATCTTCTGAAGGAATTATTGAGTGATCTGTCATATTTTAATTTGCTTCAAAAGGCTGATTCCGGATATCTTTTTTTAGATATTTTAATTGAATATTGCCAGCGTATTAAATGGATGGAACTTGATGATATACAATATGAAAACGTATCTCACTTCGAAAATGCATTTAAGATAATAAAAAACCAGATTACACCCTACGGTTTTGAAATAAAAATGGATACTTTGGAGATTTTGATTAATCAGCATATCAATTCAGAAAGTATCGATTTTCAGGGAGAGCCTTTGAAAGGCTTGCAGGTAATGGGACTTTTAGAAACCCGTTTGCTTAATTTTGAAAATGTGATTTTACTTTCTGTAAATGAAGGAAAATTACCATTAGGAAATTCACAGAACACCTATATTCCGTTTGATATCAGAAAGCACTTTGATTTGCATACATTTCTTGAAAATGACGGTATTTATGCCTATCACTTTTACCGTTTGATTCAGGATGCTCAGAATGTTCATTTATTATTTAATGCTTTGAGTTCCGGAGTAAATACAGGCGAAAAAAGCCGTTTTATCACACAGATTGAGATGGAAAGCAATCACAATATCGAACATTTGATTGTTGAAAATACTTCTGAACCTATTTCTAGTCAGCCTATTGAAATTACGAAAACAGATATTGTAATGGAGCAGCTTGAAAAATGGAAGGAGAAAGTTTCTGCCTCTCATCTTACAAGCTATTTGTATAATCCGATTGATTTTTATTTATCTAAAATTTTAAATACTTCCGAAACAGACGAAATTGAAGAAGAACTTTCCATAAGGAATTACGGGAATCTTGTCCATTATACGCTTCAAGAAATTTATGAGATTATAAAAGGTAAAGTTTTAAAAGAAAATGATTTAGAGAAATCAATTAAACAAATTGATGAATATATAAATATTGCTATTGAAAAGCTAAAACATCAACCTGAATTTTATAATAAAGGGATGAATTTCATTCACAAAGCAATTGCGAAAAAAGTGATTGAGAATATTCTGAATTATGATCTGGAATTGATAAAGCAAGGAAATTCTTTAGAAATAATCGATATCGAAAGAAGATTTGAAAGCGTAGATTTCTATCTAGATGAAACTAAAAATGACAAAGTTTCCTTCTTTGGATTCATTGACCGAATCGATAAACTGAACGGCACCGTTAGGATTATAGATTATAAAACCGCAAAAATTAAAAATTTAACGGTAAAAATCGACTCTGAAAATATCGAAGATTATTTCCATAAAGACGATAAAAAACAGGCTTTACAATTATGTATTTATCAATATGTTATTCAAAGTTTACCTGAATTTTGGGGATTCCCGATCGAGACAGGAATCTGGAGTTTTGCTGATGCTAAAAAAGGAGTTGCTTCTCTTGAGTTTGCTCAAGGAAATCTCGATGATGCCATGCAGTCTGTGAAAAGCCTGATTATGGAAATTCTAAATCCGGATATTAATTTTGTTGAAAATATAAGATCTTATTTTAATTAA
- a CDS encoding Bax inhibitor-1 family protein, producing the protein MMTDVLVAHSTDVEKASFYKKTYLHVALAILAFVGVETVLLQTVPAEYIYLMIGQKYSWLLVLGVFWLASYLASKWSMAQSRSIQYLGLGFYVLLQAVIFLPMMYIAMAYTDGGQVIFQAATLTVAMFAGISAVAFTSKRDFSFLRNIITIGGFIAIGLIVAGMIFGFDLGLWFSVGMVILASATILYQTSKLKDSYATNQYVGASLQLFASIMLLFWYILRILMSRRS; encoded by the coding sequence ATGATGACAGATGTTTTAGTTGCGCATTCAACAGATGTTGAAAAGGCAAGTTTTTACAAGAAAACCTATTTGCACGTTGCATTGGCAATTTTGGCTTTTGTAGGTGTTGAAACGGTTTTGCTGCAAACTGTTCCTGCGGAATATATTTACCTGATGATTGGTCAGAAGTACAGTTGGCTTTTAGTCCTTGGAGTTTTTTGGCTCGCTTCTTATTTAGCTTCAAAATGGTCGATGGCGCAAAGCAGATCAATACAATATTTAGGATTAGGTTTCTATGTATTGCTTCAGGCCGTTATCTTTTTGCCGATGATGTACATTGCAATGGCTTATACTGACGGTGGACAAGTGATTTTTCAGGCAGCAACATTAACGGTAGCAATGTTTGCCGGGATTTCTGCAGTAGCTTTTACTTCTAAAAGAGATTTCTCATTCCTGAGAAATATTATTACCATCGGTGGTTTTATTGCAATCGGATTAATCGTTGCCGGAATGATCTTTGGTTTTGACCTTGGACTTTGGTTCTCTGTAGGGATGGTAATTTTGGCTTCTGCAACAATTTTATATCAAACCAGTAAACTGAAAGATTCTTATGCAACCAATCAATATGTGGGAGCTTCTTTACAGCTTTTTGCTTCAATCATGTTGCTGTTCTGGTATATCTTGAGAATTTTGATGAGCAGAAGAAGCTAA
- a CDS encoding thioredoxin family protein, whose translation MYTELTEDTLQNIVSDNEKVVVQYGATWCGNCRIMKPKFKKLASENDAIPFLYVDAEKLPESRKLAKVDNLPTFAIFKNGELVNQVQSNQAESLINLFNELS comes from the coding sequence ATGTATACAGAATTAACTGAAGATACGCTTCAAAATATTGTAAGCGACAATGAAAAAGTAGTTGTACAATACGGAGCAACATGGTGCGGAAATTGCAGAATTATGAAGCCGAAATTCAAAAAATTAGCTTCAGAAAATGATGCCATTCCATTTTTATATGTAGATGCAGAAAAACTTCCTGAAAGCAGAAAATTAGCTAAAGTTGATAATTTGCCAACGTTTGCTATTTTCAAAAATGGTGAATTGGTAAATCAGGTTCAGTCTAATCAGGCAGAAAGTTTAATTAACTTATTTAACGAATTGTCATAA
- a CDS encoding T9SS type A sorting domain-containing protein, which translates to MKKLTTLFLGLTASFYFAQQAGDVFNFEQKLDLTPQGVTGFLSNNLGEQNSPDFVNYLNSFNTGLKAYKITYYTKNENNNLVKATGLIMYPNVNYKLSTVVSDHGTTDSRENVPSNLKGVLYAGFVVELSYVLNGYILMAPDYVGMGSGEGAHPYVHYPTEASATIDFVTAANKVLTLLNVKRYNEYFLAGYSQGAHAAMSTLKKLNISNPSNLNFKYAYMGDGPYDFSGVTLQKGVLEKDVYPFTSFIANVLNTCNNTGYKTYTNSISEVISSEYLDKYNYHVLQDNGGLLWGPLLWRKLFTNNFINDVTNNNNNKLRQCLKSNDVYDWHNKTPMTLGHSTVDLAIHPENTSKTIDTQRGYYAWWDLNKYKLESFYWGPLGHIGGIVPFVLASNVKFNTLRSGGLFNQWAMLTSKQDNNQPKTDPLYASQIKPDLQSMTLLEVTDMNQEKPERKSVTDNDLSSLKDGVYLLKLSENNTVKTIPYIRKTPDLITENEIIKSENNNILSLKINTEELLSINIFDKNKNLVKSISKNEYLKDGGINLNIIENQNYTFEIVTPFYNLQFNKNIGNNESFEIADIFTKNRQIIIQSKNNIKKVVIYAISGVLIESQNLNQNNFESKSLESGVYVVQITLENQKIINKK; encoded by the coding sequence ATGAAAAAACTAACTACTCTATTTTTAGGACTTACAGCTTCATTCTATTTTGCACAACAAGCAGGAGACGTTTTCAATTTCGAACAAAAACTTGATCTTACTCCTCAAGGAGTTACAGGATTTCTTTCAAATAATCTTGGCGAGCAGAACTCTCCGGATTTTGTCAATTATCTGAATAGTTTTAACACTGGTTTAAAGGCTTACAAAATAACCTATTATACAAAAAACGAAAATAATAATCTTGTAAAAGCGACTGGGCTTATTATGTACCCAAACGTCAACTACAAACTTTCTACTGTAGTTTCTGATCACGGAACAACCGACAGCCGCGAAAATGTTCCTTCTAATCTCAAAGGTGTTCTGTATGCAGGTTTTGTAGTAGAGCTCTCTTATGTTTTAAACGGATATATCTTAATGGCTCCTGATTATGTTGGAATGGGTTCCGGAGAAGGAGCTCATCCTTATGTGCACTATCCTACCGAAGCCTCTGCAACAATAGATTTTGTAACTGCAGCAAATAAAGTTTTGACTCTGTTAAATGTGAAACGATACAACGAATATTTCTTGGCCGGTTATTCTCAAGGTGCTCATGCAGCAATGTCAACCTTAAAAAAACTGAATATTTCAAATCCTTCCAATCTGAATTTCAAATATGCTTATATGGGAGACGGACCTTATGATTTTTCGGGTGTAACGCTTCAGAAAGGTGTTTTGGAGAAAGATGTTTATCCGTTTACTTCTTTCATCGCGAATGTACTCAATACTTGTAATAATACCGGGTATAAAACTTACACGAATAGTATTTCTGAAGTGATTTCCTCAGAATATCTGGATAAATATAATTATCATGTACTTCAGGACAATGGTGGATTACTTTGGGGGCCGCTTTTATGGCGAAAACTTTTCACCAATAATTTTATCAATGATGTTACCAATAACAACAATAATAAATTGAGACAATGTCTGAAGTCAAATGACGTTTATGATTGGCACAACAAAACACCCATGACTTTAGGACATTCTACAGTTGATTTGGCAATTCATCCCGAAAATACTTCAAAAACTATTGATACTCAACGAGGCTATTACGCTTGGTGGGATCTGAATAAATATAAACTTGAATCATTTTATTGGGGTCCTTTAGGACATATTGGCGGAATTGTTCCATTTGTTTTAGCATCTAATGTGAAATTCAATACATTAAGAAGTGGCGGACTTTTTAATCAATGGGCAATGCTAACCTCTAAACAGGATAATAATCAGCCGAAAACTGATCCTCTTTATGCATCTCAAATAAAACCGGATTTACAGAGTATGACTCTTTTAGAAGTCACGGATATGAACCAAGAAAAACCAGAACGCAAATCGGTGACTGATAATGATTTATCTTCATTAAAAGATGGTGTTTATCTTTTGAAATTGTCTGAGAATAATACAGTAAAGACAATTCCATATATCAGAAAAACTCCGGACTTGATAACTGAAAATGAAATCATTAAATCTGAAAACAATAATATTTTAAGTTTAAAAATAAATACTGAGGAATTATTATCAATCAATATTTTTGATAAAAATAAAAACTTAGTAAAATCGATTTCAAAAAATGAATATCTAAAAGATGGAGGTATAAATCTTAATATCATTGAAAATCAAAATTATACATTTGAAATTGTTACTCCTTTTTATAATCTTCAGTTTAATAAAAATATTGGAAATAATGAGTCTTTCGAAATTGCAGACATATTTACAAAAAATCGACAAATTATCATTCAATCTAAAAATAATATTAAAAAAGTAGTTATTTACGCAATTTCAGGAGTTTTAATTGAAAGCCAAAATCTTAATCAAAATAATTTCGAGTCTAAAAGCTTAGAATCAGGAGTTTATGTAGTACAAATTACTTTAGAAAATCAAAAAATAATCAATAAAAAATAA
- the rsmG gene encoding 16S rRNA (guanine(527)-N(7))-methyltransferase RsmG, with the protein MSVALIQKYFPELSEKQIEQFSKLESLYSEWNEKINVISRKDMESLYEKHILHSLGVAKIMEFAPGTKVLDIGTGGGFPGIPLAILFPETKFTLIDSIGKKITVVNAVAEGVGLTNVTAIHGRAEKVKEKFHFVVSRAVTQMPEFLRWLKGKFEKEQINPKHNGVLYLKGGDLAEELAGLKCELFNLKNYFEEEFFDTKKVVYLSKGNFNS; encoded by the coding sequence ATGTCAGTAGCGTTAATCCAAAAATATTTCCCGGAACTTTCCGAAAAACAAATCGAGCAATTTTCAAAATTAGAAAGCCTTTATAGTGAATGGAATGAAAAAATCAACGTGATTTCCAGAAAAGATATGGAATCGCTTTACGAAAAGCATATTCTGCATTCTTTAGGTGTTGCCAAAATTATGGAATTTGCTCCCGGAACTAAAGTTTTAGACATTGGAACCGGAGGTGGTTTCCCAGGAATTCCATTGGCAATTTTGTTTCCTGAAACAAAGTTTACGCTAATTGATTCTATCGGGAAGAAAATTACAGTGGTGAATGCTGTAGCAGAAGGTGTCGGGTTAACTAATGTGACGGCAATTCACGGCAGAGCTGAAAAAGTGAAAGAGAAATTTCATTTTGTTGTAAGCCGTGCTGTGACGCAGATGCCGGAATTTTTAAGATGGTTAAAAGGTAAATTTGAAAAAGAACAGATTAACCCTAAACACAATGGGGTTTTATATTTGAAAGGTGGAGATTTGGCTGAAGAGCTGGCAGGACTGAAGTGTGAACTTTTTAACCTGAAAAATTATTTTGAAGAAGAATTTTTTGACACCAAGAAAGTGGTTTATTTATCAAAAGGTAATTTTAATTCTTAA
- a CDS encoding acyl-CoA reductase: MNIEKQVLGLIKLSDYIKSYLAENNEDFNENDSEFESVVKKSEIENPWFTIENQKYALKQWSDLLTEDNLKSWLSNYSPSKTTKKVGLILAGNIPLVGWHDVISVVLSNHIPLIKLSSKDKQMIPFLLKKWKEFSENEIEYEFVERLTDFDAVIATGSNNTARYLEYYFKNHLSIIRKNRTSVAVIKGDETEEELKLLAQDIFQYFGLGCRNVTRLFIPEDFVIDRVFESFIDFKEIVNHNKYANNYDYNRAVYLLNQDKFWDNNFVMLKEDEKLFSPLSVIHFSRYSSLDEVTNFINENEEDIQCVVGKNDLGIETVYFGEAQNPGLDTYADNVDTMQFLEVI; the protein is encoded by the coding sequence ATGAATATCGAAAAACAAGTTTTAGGACTTATTAAATTAAGTGATTATATAAAGAGCTATTTAGCAGAAAATAATGAAGATTTTAACGAAAATGATTCTGAATTTGAATCGGTCGTGAAAAAGTCTGAAATAGAAAATCCGTGGTTTACCATAGAAAATCAAAAATATGCTTTAAAGCAATGGTCGGATTTGTTGACAGAGGATAATTTGAAATCTTGGCTCAGCAATTATTCACCATCAAAAACTACAAAAAAGGTTGGATTAATCCTTGCCGGAAATATTCCTTTGGTGGGATGGCATGATGTGATTTCGGTGGTTTTGAGCAATCATATTCCTTTGATCAAATTATCTTCAAAAGACAAACAGATGATTCCTTTTCTATTAAAAAAATGGAAAGAATTTTCTGAGAATGAAATTGAGTATGAGTTTGTTGAGAGATTGACAGATTTTGATGCTGTAATCGCTACAGGAAGCAATAATACGGCGAGATATTTAGAATATTATTTTAAAAATCATTTAAGTATTATTAGAAAAAACAGAACTTCAGTTGCCGTTATCAAAGGAGATGAGACAGAAGAAGAACTGAAGCTTTTGGCTCAGGATATTTTCCAGTATTTTGGTTTAGGTTGTAGAAATGTGACGAGACTTTTTATTCCGGAAGACTTTGTTATTGATAGGGTTTTTGAAAGTTTTATTGATTTCAAAGAAATTGTTAATCATAATAAATATGCCAACAATTACGATTATAACAGAGCAGTTTATCTTTTGAATCAGGATAAATTCTGGGATAATAATTTTGTAATGCTGAAAGAAGATGAGAAACTTTTCAGTCCTTTGTCTGTGATTCATTTCAGCAGATATTCTTCTTTGGATGAAGTTACGAATTTCATTAATGAAAATGAAGAAGATATTCAATGTGTCGTTGGTAAAAATGATTTGGGAATTGAAACAGTATATTTCGGTGAAGCTCAAAACCCTGGACTTGATACGTATGCAGATAATGTAGATACGATGCAGTTTTTGGAGGTTATTTAA
- a CDS encoding DUF6952 family protein, with protein MKLPVIRQFFQNQTPENLEKTLEVLESFSEFRGTSEEDLNVAGELITNICGALEVHANVQNGMSEKDALNSFAQKVLGSIDK; from the coding sequence ATGAAATTACCCGTAATCAGACAGTTTTTCCAAAACCAGACTCCTGAAAATCTTGAAAAAACTTTAGAAGTTTTGGAAAGCTTCAGCGAATTCAGAGGAACAAGCGAAGAAGATTTAAATGTTGCCGGAGAATTGATTACCAATATCTGCGGAGCTCTGGAAGTTCACGCCAACGTACAAAATGGAATGAGCGAAAAAGATGCTTTAAACTCTTTTGCTCAAAAGGTTTTAGGATCAATTGATAAATAA
- a CDS encoding peptidylprolyl isomerase, which translates to MKKIAIILSFAAFQMSFAQKVKKAEVIKDNRTTEQKLELNKTQKELLNGKFEQFITALKASDKKAMESLMSEKTKSMVTDKVYENLTKDINFTRKIVIYKTGYKSFMSGENFPMIQYKYSDDQTKPDPKEIITAVFEEDGKIMGIKPYKQTK; encoded by the coding sequence ATGAAAAAAATAGCAATCATTCTTTCTTTTGCAGCATTTCAAATGAGCTTTGCTCAAAAGGTGAAAAAAGCGGAAGTAATAAAAGATAATCGAACGACTGAACAGAAATTAGAGCTTAATAAGACTCAAAAAGAACTGCTTAATGGGAAATTTGAGCAATTTATCACTGCATTGAAAGCATCAGATAAAAAAGCAATGGAAAGCCTGATGTCTGAAAAAACAAAATCGATGGTAACTGATAAGGTTTACGAAAACCTTACTAAAGACATTAATTTTACCAGAAAAATAGTGATTTACAAGACAGGCTATAAGTCTTTCATGAGTGGTGAAAATTTCCCTATGATTCAATATAAATATTCCGACGATCAGACAAAGCCTGACCCGAAAGAAATTATTACCGCTGTTTTTGAAGAAGATGGAAAAATTATGGGTATCAAGCCTTATAAACAAACAAAATAA